Genomic segment of Nitrospira sp.:
GGCGGCTGGTCCGGATGCTCAGCGGGTGCCGGCGGTGAAGGCACTGCCGGGAGGAGCGTTTCGAGGTGCGCAATCAACGGACGCACGCTATCTCGATCCAACGCTGAAATGCCGATGGCATGATAGCGTGCACACAGCACGCGGATTTCCTGCGCCGTCAGGCGATCACACTTGTTGAGGACCATCACGCGGGGAATGGTGTCCATGTTGAGTGATTGGAGAATGTCGTCGACCGCCTTGATCTGCTGATCGATGTCGTCGGCGGAGGCGTCAACCACATGGAGCAGCAAGTCCGCATCGCGCAGTTCATCCAGGGTGGTGCGAAAGGCCCCGACAAGGTCCTTGGGCAGATCTCGAATAAATCCGACGGTATCGGTCACGATGACTTCACGGTCGTGCGGGAAGCGCAGGCGGCGGCTGGTAGTATCGAGCGTTTCAAAAAGCCGGTCCTGGGCGGGAATCTCGCTGTGCGTCAACGCGTTGAGCAGGGTGGATTTTCCGGCGTTCGTATAGCCGACGATGGAAAGAATGGGGAGCCCCTGCCTGATTCGTCGCGCACGGCGTTGATCCTGATGGCGGGCGACATCGGTGATGTCCCGTTCTAAGTGCGCAATGCGATCTCGGATGCGGCGGCGATCGGTTTCTAGCTTGGTTTCTCCCGGTCCTCGTGATCCAATGCCTCCTCCGAGACGTGACAGCGAGGTGCCGTGCCCCAACAGTCTTGGGAGCAGATAGCGAAGCTGCGCCAACTCGACCTGCACCTTCCCTTCCCGCGTATGGGCCCGGCGAGCAAAAATATCCAGGATAAGCTGGGTACGATCGATCACCTTAATATCGGTGATCTCGGAAATGGCTCTCGCCTGTGCCGGGGCCAAGTCCTGGTCGAAGATGATCAGGTCGGCGCCCTTCTGCAGGGCTCGCATGACCATTTCTTTCAATTTACCTTTTCCGAGCAAGTAGCGTTCATAGCCATCCTGAGTCCGTTGGACGATACGGTCGAGGACGCGCACGCCGGCCGATTCGGCAAGCTCGCTGAGTTCTTCCAGGTGTTCTTCCTGCTCGGTGCGATTTCGGGGTGACGCACTCACCAGAATCG
This window contains:
- the hflX gene encoding GTPase HflX — its product is MPTSVVITPELARTTSQLSRDMRRPIGLLITRRGIVEQVLVGPGCAPTFDSLAKFRVGAHSLRGLRLIRTHLHDEPLSQEDITHLALLRLDLIGVLGVTQAGEPSLLHLAHLLPPNPQGEVCRLLKPVPFHELDLQLDAFLHALEHDLQRSDTRHTVSAGTESAILVSASPRNRTEQEEHLEELSELAESAGVRVLDRIVQRTQDGYERYLLGKGKLKEMVMRALQKGADLIIFDQDLAPAQARAISEITDIKVIDRTQLILDIFARRAHTREGKVQVELAQLRYLLPRLLGHGTSLSRLGGGIGSRGPGETKLETDRRRIRDRIAHLERDITDVARHQDQRRARRIRQGLPILSIVGYTNAGKSTLLNALTHSEIPAQDRLFETLDTTSRRLRFPHDREVIVTDTVGFIRDLPKDLVGAFRTTLDELRDADLLLHVVDASADDIDQQIKAVDDILQSLNMDTIPRVMVLNKCDRLTAQEIRVLCARYHAIGISALDRDSVRPLIAHLETLLPAVPSPPAPAEHPDQPPQDLALASHS